Proteins from a genomic interval of Flammeovirgaceae bacterium SG7u.111:
- a CDS encoding DUF983 domain-containing protein: MNKAAAIVLKKCPKCHEGNMFVAPIIPRIHKFNKMNETCPKCGQSFHPELGFYFGAMYFTYAFNIALLIGIFVASQVLGDPNLVETLLLVVIPTVLLVPFNFRLSRAMMLHLFGGIPYDPEAAQKVES, from the coding sequence ATGAACAAAGCAGCCGCTATCGTTTTAAAAAAATGTCCCAAGTGCCATGAAGGCAATATGTTTGTTGCGCCCATTATTCCCAGGATCCATAAGTTCAACAAAATGAACGAGACCTGCCCTAAATGTGGGCAAAGCTTTCACCCAGAACTGGGATTCTACTTTGGGGCCATGTATTTCACCTATGCCTTCAACATCGCATTGCTTATAGGGATTTTTGTAGCTTCCCAAGTGCTGGGCGACCCTAACCTTGTAGAAACACTTCTGTTGGTGGTAATCCCCACTGTGTTGCTCGTGCCGTTCAATTTCAGGCTTTCAAGGGCAATGATGCTGCATTTGTTCGGGGGTATTCCCTACGATCCAGAGGCAGCCCAAAAGGTCGAAAGCTAA
- a CDS encoding FAD-dependent oxidoreductase — MKKPYIFAVDDDPQVLQAIQRDLRKEYRKDFRILATASANEGLEALKDLKNKGEDIALFVSDQRMPEMYGVDFLEKAKKIYPEAKRVLLTAYSDIDAAIKAINDVQLDYYLMKPWTPPEERLFPVLNDLIDDWQSGHIPSFHGIKVVGHQWSPQSHTIKDFLSGNMIPYQWIDILSNNKGKELLQLNELDDTRLPIIFFEDGSYLVQPKLAELANKIGLKTEAKQALYDVAIIGAGPSGLAAGVYGGSEGLNTILIEKRAPGGQAGTSSRIENYLGFPKGLSGSDLARRAITQATRFGVEFLSPQEVDRIELLNQYKTIHLKDGSSINTKSILISTGVDYRKHPAKGIEKFTGAGVYYGAANTEAHACKNQEIFIVGGGNSAGQAAVYLSRFAKNVYIVIRRPDLTSSMSSYLIDQINEVPNIHLLSKTNLMEVKGDEQLNSVVLEHVETNEITEKNASALFIFIGARPYTHWLPKEIMLNNKGFVETGHSLKQHGEFKKTWKLERDPSLLETSIPGIFASGDVRAGAMNRVASAVGEGSMAIKFIHEYLAEN, encoded by the coding sequence ATGAAAAAACCATACATCTTTGCCGTGGATGACGACCCGCAAGTGTTGCAAGCGATCCAGCGAGACCTCCGAAAAGAATACCGCAAGGATTTTAGAATACTTGCCACCGCTTCTGCAAACGAAGGCTTGGAAGCCTTGAAAGATTTAAAAAACAAAGGAGAAGACATTGCCCTTTTCGTATCGGACCAGCGGATGCCCGAAATGTATGGAGTGGACTTTTTGGAGAAGGCAAAAAAGATTTACCCCGAGGCAAAAAGAGTATTGCTCACCGCCTATTCCGATATAGATGCTGCTATCAAAGCCATCAATGATGTACAGCTCGACTATTACCTCATGAAGCCTTGGACGCCTCCTGAAGAACGGCTTTTCCCTGTGCTCAACGACCTTATTGATGATTGGCAAAGTGGACATATTCCTAGTTTCCATGGTATAAAAGTAGTAGGTCATCAGTGGTCGCCACAGTCACACACCATCAAAGATTTTCTTTCGGGCAACATGATTCCTTACCAGTGGATAGATATTCTTTCCAATAATAAAGGAAAGGAATTGTTGCAGCTGAACGAACTTGATGACACAAGACTACCTATCATTTTCTTTGAAGATGGAAGCTACCTCGTCCAACCAAAACTGGCAGAATTAGCCAACAAAATAGGGTTAAAAACCGAAGCGAAACAAGCACTTTACGACGTCGCCATTATAGGAGCAGGACCTTCGGGATTGGCTGCGGGAGTCTATGGAGGCTCGGAAGGGCTAAATACTATTTTGATAGAAAAAAGAGCACCTGGTGGGCAAGCAGGAACAAGCTCTCGCATAGAAAACTACTTGGGTTTCCCCAAAGGCCTGAGCGGCTCTGACTTGGCAAGAAGAGCCATAACCCAAGCTACCCGCTTTGGCGTAGAGTTTCTTTCTCCACAAGAAGTCGATCGGATTGAGCTTTTGAACCAATACAAAACCATCCACCTCAAAGATGGGAGCAGTATCAATACCAAAAGTATTTTGATATCGACCGGGGTAGATTACCGCAAGCATCCCGCCAAGGGAATAGAAAAGTTCACTGGAGCTGGGGTCTATTATGGAGCTGCCAATACCGAGGCGCATGCCTGCAAAAACCAAGAAATTTTCATAGTAGGCGGAGGAAACTCGGCTGGGCAAGCGGCGGTGTATCTTTCCCGCTTTGCCAAAAATGTCTATATCGTCATTCGCCGACCAGATCTTACTTCTTCCATGTCTAGTTACCTCATAGACCAAATTAACGAAGTGCCCAATATCCACCTCCTGTCCAAAACCAACCTTATGGAAGTAAAAGGCGATGAGCAACTCAACTCTGTGGTACTCGAACATGTAGAAACCAACGAGATAACAGAAAAAAATGCAAGCGCACTATTTATTTTTATTGGCGCTCGCCCTTACACCCATTGGCTGCCCAAAGAAATCATGCTCAACAACAAGGGTTTTGTGGAAACTGGTCATTCGTTGAAACAGCACGGTGAGTTCAAAAAAACGTGGAAACTGGAGCGAGACCCCTCTTTATTGGAAACTTCTATCCCCGGTATTTTCGCATCTGGCGATGTGCGGGCAGGTGCCATGAACAGAGTTGCTTCGGCAGTGGGAGAAGGCTCCATGGCCATCAAATTTATCCACGAATATTTGGCTGAGAACTAG
- the egtD gene encoding L-histidine N(alpha)-methyltransferase: MLYLAKTESIPENIKLSNPKGNHNQFAGDVLEGLNSFPKQLSSKYFYNEEGDKLFQEIMHLEEYYLTRSEFEIFSMQKDDILKIFSEGGKKFKLIEFGAGDGLKTKVLLKHFLEKEADFEYVPIDISANVLEDLSRSLEEELPELEVEPIAADYFKGLEQLNKHDDGARKVVLFLGSNIGNFSHHEATIFLQQISKAFDEDDLLFLGADLRKDPQVILDAYNDKRGVTKAFNLNLLKRINEELGANFQLEKFSHFPIYDPQSGSCKSYIVSLADQKVYIEALGKTIQFDAHETIHTEVSQKYSVKELGNIAKASGFEIDNVLYDCKHYYTDLVLKKAN, translated from the coding sequence ATGCTTTATCTAGCTAAAACCGAAAGTATACCTGAAAATATAAAACTATCCAACCCTAAAGGAAACCATAACCAGTTTGCGGGCGATGTGCTTGAAGGTTTGAACTCTTTTCCAAAGCAACTAAGCTCCAAGTATTTTTATAACGAGGAAGGGGACAAGCTTTTTCAGGAAATTATGCATTTGGAAGAGTATTACCTTACCAGAAGCGAATTTGAAATATTTTCTATGCAAAAGGATGATATTTTAAAGATATTCAGCGAGGGTGGTAAGAAGTTTAAGTTGATAGAATTTGGTGCGGGCGATGGGCTTAAAACCAAGGTGCTTCTTAAGCATTTTTTGGAAAAAGAGGCTGATTTTGAATATGTGCCTATTGATATTTCGGCAAATGTATTGGAAGATCTGAGCCGAAGCCTCGAAGAAGAATTGCCTGAGTTGGAGGTAGAGCCTATTGCGGCAGATTATTTTAAGGGTTTGGAGCAGCTCAACAAACATGACGATGGGGCAAGAAAAGTAGTGCTTTTTTTAGGTTCGAATATTGGTAATTTTAGTCACCATGAAGCAACTATTTTTCTGCAGCAAATTAGTAAAGCTTTTGACGAAGATGACTTACTGTTTCTGGGAGCGGATCTTCGAAAAGACCCACAAGTGATTTTGGATGCTTATAACGACAAGCGAGGAGTGACAAAAGCATTCAACCTCAATTTGCTGAAAAGAATAAATGAGGAATTGGGGGCAAATTTCCAACTAGAAAAATTCTCCCACTTCCCCATTTACGACCCTCAATCGGGCTCTTGTAAAAGCTATATTGTAAGCTTAGCTGACCAAAAAGTATATATTGAAGCTTTGGGAAAGACTATTCAATTCGATGCGCATGAAACCATCCATACGGAAGTTTCGCAGAAATATAGTGTGAAAGAGCTAGGGAATATTGCTAAAGCTTCAGGTTTCGAGATTGATAATGTACTTTATGATTGTAAGCACTATTATACGGATTTGGTATTGAAAAAGGCTAATTAA
- a CDS encoding ATP-binding protein — MEASCSLQSLSIFDGIPQNQLEWVLENGKCLNFSEGDYLFQKGDPIDQLYIILEGKFIINIEQNGEFRNTGEINAGELSGSLPYSRASSAFGFAIATKPSKVVSLHKSYFLEMIREHHELTTMLVHTMTSRVRDFTNLQQQQEKMMALGKLSAGLAHELNNPASAMVRSAQDLKQHLAAESEKFKDVISIDITPEKVDAVNDVLFSKIKTRERQKLSLSQKTELEDEIADWLEDHGFEDGYELADVFVDFAFTVHDFEEVGKHVTAGDMVPVVSWMGNVLTTESLVTEIEASAERISNLVSSIKSYSHMDKGTDFEQVDIRSGIENTLKMLNHKLKQKQIAVETDFGKEAPLIHGKVGALNQVWTNIIDNATDALDQGGKLSISIQKELECLTVNIEDNGHGIPEETQSKIFDPFFTTKKIGQGTGLGLDIVAKILREHKADIRVQSKPGQTKFIITFKLIQG; from the coding sequence ATGGAAGCATCATGCAGTTTGCAATCGCTATCAATTTTTGATGGTATCCCCCAAAACCAATTAGAATGGGTGTTGGAAAATGGGAAATGCTTAAATTTTTCCGAAGGCGATTACCTCTTTCAAAAAGGCGATCCCATTGATCAATTATACATCATTTTGGAAGGAAAATTCATCATCAATATTGAGCAAAATGGGGAATTTAGGAATACAGGGGAGATAAATGCAGGAGAACTCAGCGGGAGCCTCCCCTATTCTCGGGCTTCAAGTGCTTTTGGTTTTGCCATCGCCACCAAGCCTAGCAAAGTAGTCTCGCTGCATAAAAGTTATTTTTTGGAGATGATCCGAGAGCATCATGAACTCACCACCATGCTGGTACATACCATGACCAGCCGTGTACGAGATTTCACTAACCTACAACAGCAGCAGGAAAAAATGATGGCTTTGGGCAAACTCTCTGCCGGGCTTGCCCACGAGCTCAACAACCCGGCTTCGGCTATGGTCCGGAGTGCGCAAGACCTCAAACAGCATTTGGCCGCCGAATCTGAGAAATTTAAGGACGTAATCAGTATCGATATCACCCCCGAAAAAGTAGATGCGGTGAACGATGTCCTTTTTTCCAAGATAAAAACAAGAGAAAGACAAAAGCTGAGCCTAAGCCAAAAAACAGAGCTAGAAGATGAAATAGCCGATTGGCTGGAAGATCATGGATTTGAAGATGGCTATGAACTTGCCGATGTTTTTGTTGATTTTGCCTTTACCGTGCACGATTTTGAAGAAGTAGGAAAACATGTGACCGCAGGTGACATGGTCCCTGTAGTATCGTGGATGGGAAATGTGCTGACCACCGAGAGCCTGGTAACCGAAATAGAAGCTTCGGCTGAGCGAATTTCAAACTTGGTCAGCTCCATAAAATCCTATTCACATATGGACAAAGGGACTGATTTTGAACAGGTAGATATCCGATCGGGCATTGAAAATACGCTGAAAATGCTCAACCATAAGCTAAAGCAAAAACAAATTGCCGTGGAAACCGACTTTGGGAAAGAGGCTCCATTGATACATGGGAAAGTAGGTGCGCTCAACCAAGTATGGACGAATATTATAGACAATGCGACAGATGCGCTTGACCAAGGGGGAAAGCTTTCTATTTCGATTCAAAAAGAACTGGAATGCCTTACGGTAAACATAGAAGACAATGGGCATGGTATTCCAGAAGAGACCCAGTCTAAAATTTTCGATCCTTTTTTCACCACCAAAAAAATAGGACAGGGAACAGGGTTAGGACTTGATATTGTTGCTAAAATTTTGCGGGAGCATAAAGCCGATATTAGGGTCCAGTCCAAACCAGGGCAAACCAAATTTATTATTACCTTTAAATTGATTCAAGGATAA
- the rpsT gene encoding 30S ribosomal protein S20 has product MANHKSAKKRIRTSETKRALNRYQLKSTRTFVKKLKATTEKAEADELYKKVCSMLDKLAKKNIIHKNKAANNKSKLAKHVASLAA; this is encoded by the coding sequence ATGGCTAATCACAAATCAGCAAAGAAGAGGATCAGAACATCTGAGACCAAGCGTGCGCTAAACCGTTACCAGTTGAAATCAACTCGTACTTTCGTTAAAAAATTGAAAGCTACGACTGAAAAAGCAGAAGCTGATGAGCTTTACAAAAAAGTATGCTCTATGCTAGACAAACTGGCTAAGAAAAATATCATTCATAAGAACAAGGCTGCCAACAATAAATCTAAATTGGCAAAACACGTAGCTTCTTTGGCTGCATAG
- a CDS encoding alpha-2-macroglobulin family protein has protein sequence MRKVFFYFMLLIGFSTHISAQNYPSVTLSVNKTFSEKEEVKISFNGSYYDNTSEYNLQLKLYRFSSVDEHFLSEKELNGGVLSDSIVGKLALEKTWRQELGRNGTVNVGKLSQGAYVLEAWGNGQRARLLFFVTNYNLITRKVDSELLAFVADKETGKRVEGFEYVMVSEKGRVKQDTFEKGLAYFDFSNDTLQQGYTNHPLLAVKEGKFAVSKFYFGSASNSSRPMHYIFTDRPAYRPGQMVRFKAIFRELLKNNLEVPSDSAIYEIKNSNYESVFKKKVALDEAGSFSDSIFVPKDAPLGEWLISASLISKEGRKARYVADFSFKVEEYKKPEYEVNVALDKSQYVMGETLTASIDAQYFFGAPVANAQVEYRIVREEYYVSPYRFSYYWWWYDDYYGRNTEKTVVDYGNGEINEDGSFSITVETPVDDNERNYRYSVIVEVTDASRRTISGSKSVIVANTAFNMSARSDKYFFKTDEKVSIIASASDFSGKPVETEFEAVMYYSNSFNRDQVYQRQTLKTDARGEKIVLFDAPEAGYYYVEVVATDKNGRKTKSQASFYVVSPDDNYYGWWDTGGSSVQIMTDKKVYEAGENVKAMVYVEHEADVLFAMNGPNLKQYGLYEFKGKEGNKGAFREIEIELEEGVYGQQEIMVAYAIGGKTYSRTANISVVPIQKYLNVELKFSEKEYRPGTTAEAILKVTDRDGKPVKGANVTLSTADESIYSLYPDNSGDIRKAFYGNVYAQSSLGVSAVNHSGSSSFLSPEQLIELREKGEDLSRDVFLKEKQWSRFLLKPVSDSTQSGVKGFVVDYYSGQPIKGVKVKMGKEKAHTDEHGYYEFIGFAEYDSIIHFTHKGHSTIIYELVVGKEEQVQINAAIGNRKYKELDYVRPNSDNFGVPMMAVQRTAAFSADDAWGSVDDMEFDEEASVEEVTFADSAAPMALMSARKGEGSSYKEAVVRKDFRDAIYWNPNIYTDQNGEASVNIRLPDNLTTWRTFAKVISPNTEIGQAFVKTVVTKDLLVRMEVPRFMKLGDDVVIATNIHNYLSSTKKVKVSLQAEGLTVKGTEKIIYVPANGEKRIDWNVKTQLITGAKLTVKALTNEESDAQQLEVPVQPHGLEMLVAQGAHLKDSRSETLNIYIPEAVNLASVKLNISSVPSVASALLTSLEDLIGYPYGCVEQTMSRFMPNLVVKNTLESLDGFESNIDDAELAKMTAKGLKRLAELQHSDGGWGWWTNDATHPFMTAYVVNGLYLADEVGYEIDGTMYMKGREALLKQIEKKDKDPVTFAYQVMVASQFESKEWFAKLEMPEVEKMTAYQAALWSQAAHFVGDESQATTLLEKIEKEVVQVGAIRYWGGKKFYYSWQDDRIETTATVVRALSQTNPDHELLAPAVQWLMTQRKGKSWHNTRQTAIIIYSLQNIIANELSPSLEIELLANGKKVEAYSVKKEDVFKAGKNFVLTGEKLFASKNAAITLESHPYLKHGNNKLTIKQTGSGTSYFNTQLKYFIEEEHKMLLGEVKDAEIFEVERSYFKLEAEEAKGKLMYNKKALKGEAVKSGDLVLVKVKIKSKTEKEYLLIEDPIPAGCEFVQDRTGYNIKGEEGEEEEHHHWGWSFWYTHKEYRDNRYASTVTKLKPGEYEYTYLLRAQIPGTYKVSPAVTQLMYYPEQRGFSEFFELKITE, from the coding sequence ATGAGAAAAGTATTTTTTTATTTCATGCTATTGATCGGTTTTAGCACACATATTTCTGCACAAAACTATCCGAGCGTTACCTTGAGCGTAAACAAAACTTTTTCCGAAAAGGAAGAAGTGAAAATCAGCTTCAATGGCAGTTATTATGATAATACATCCGAATATAATCTTCAGCTCAAATTGTACCGCTTTTCATCGGTAGACGAGCACTTTTTAAGTGAAAAAGAGCTGAACGGTGGGGTTCTTAGCGATAGTATTGTGGGCAAGCTCGCGCTTGAAAAAACGTGGAGACAGGAGCTGGGAAGAAATGGAACTGTAAATGTAGGAAAGCTTTCCCAAGGAGCGTATGTGCTAGAAGCATGGGGAAATGGGCAGCGGGCAAGGTTGCTGTTTTTTGTCACAAATTATAACCTGATTACCCGCAAGGTAGACTCGGAGCTGCTTGCTTTTGTAGCCGATAAGGAGACGGGGAAAAGAGTAGAAGGTTTTGAGTATGTAATGGTTTCGGAAAAAGGAAGGGTAAAGCAAGATACATTTGAAAAGGGTTTGGCTTATTTCGATTTTTCGAATGATACGCTCCAACAGGGCTATACGAACCACCCATTGCTTGCGGTGAAAGAGGGGAAATTTGCTGTGTCTAAGTTTTACTTCGGCTCTGCTAGCAATAGCTCAAGACCGATGCATTATATTTTTACCGATCGCCCAGCCTACCGTCCGGGGCAAATGGTTCGCTTCAAAGCTATCTTCAGAGAACTGCTCAAAAACAACTTAGAAGTACCTTCAGATTCTGCCATTTATGAAATAAAAAATTCTAATTACGAATCTGTTTTCAAAAAGAAAGTGGCCCTCGACGAAGCTGGAAGTTTTTCCGATAGCATCTTTGTTCCCAAAGATGCGCCACTTGGCGAGTGGCTGATTTCCGCAAGCCTTATTTCAAAAGAAGGTCGCAAGGCTCGCTACGTAGCAGATTTTTCTTTTAAAGTAGAGGAGTACAAAAAGCCCGAGTACGAAGTGAATGTCGCCTTGGACAAGAGCCAGTATGTGATGGGCGAAACGCTCACGGCTTCTATCGATGCCCAATATTTCTTTGGTGCGCCGGTGGCCAATGCTCAGGTAGAGTACAGAATAGTACGCGAAGAATATTACGTTTCTCCCTATCGCTTTTCTTATTACTGGTGGTGGTACGATGATTATTACGGACGCAATACTGAAAAAACGGTGGTGGATTATGGAAATGGGGAAATAAATGAAGATGGCAGTTTTAGTATTACGGTGGAAACCCCTGTGGATGATAATGAGCGAAATTACCGTTACTCTGTTATTGTCGAGGTGACGGATGCCAGCCGCCGAACCATTTCTGGCTCTAAGTCGGTCATTGTTGCCAACACGGCGTTCAACATGTCGGCTAGGAGCGATAAATATTTCTTCAAAACGGATGAAAAAGTAAGCATAATAGCCAGTGCGAGTGATTTTTCGGGTAAGCCCGTGGAAACCGAGTTTGAGGCAGTAATGTACTACAGCAATAGCTTCAACCGAGACCAAGTGTACCAACGACAGACCTTGAAAACCGATGCTAGAGGTGAGAAAATAGTCCTGTTCGATGCGCCAGAAGCGGGCTATTATTATGTGGAAGTAGTGGCTACTGATAAGAATGGAAGGAAAACAAAGAGCCAGGCTAGTTTTTATGTTGTCAGCCCTGATGATAATTATTATGGTTGGTGGGATACGGGAGGCTCTTCTGTACAGATAATGACAGATAAAAAAGTTTATGAGGCAGGGGAGAACGTAAAGGCGATGGTGTATGTAGAGCATGAAGCCGATGTGCTTTTCGCCATGAACGGTCCTAACCTGAAACAATATGGCTTGTACGAGTTTAAAGGGAAGGAAGGAAACAAAGGGGCTTTTCGTGAAATAGAAATAGAGCTGGAGGAAGGTGTATATGGCCAACAGGAAATAATGGTGGCGTATGCCATAGGAGGAAAAACCTATTCCCGCACGGCGAATATCAGCGTTGTTCCTATCCAGAAATACCTGAACGTAGAGCTGAAATTTAGCGAAAAGGAATACCGACCTGGAACCACTGCCGAGGCTATCCTAAAAGTAACCGACCGAGATGGTAAGCCTGTGAAAGGAGCAAATGTGACGCTCAGTACCGCCGATGAAAGTATTTATTCCCTTTACCCTGATAACTCTGGCGATATTCGGAAGGCATTTTATGGAAATGTCTATGCGCAAAGTAGCCTTGGGGTTTCTGCCGTAAATCATTCGGGGAGCAGCTCTTTTTTATCGCCAGAGCAGTTAATTGAGCTTCGAGAAAAAGGGGAGGATTTGAGTCGTGATGTTTTTCTCAAAGAAAAACAATGGAGCAGATTCTTATTAAAACCAGTTTCGGATAGTACCCAAAGTGGGGTAAAAGGATTTGTGGTAGATTATTACTCAGGGCAGCCCATAAAAGGGGTGAAGGTGAAGATGGGGAAAGAAAAAGCCCATACCGATGAGCACGGCTATTACGAGTTTATAGGATTCGCCGAATACGATTCTATTATCCATTTTACACACAAAGGGCATAGCACCATTATTTACGAGTTGGTGGTAGGCAAAGAGGAGCAAGTTCAAATAAATGCTGCTATTGGCAACCGAAAGTATAAGGAGTTGGATTATGTACGACCTAACTCGGATAATTTTGGTGTTCCTATGATGGCAGTTCAGCGCACGGCAGCGTTTAGTGCCGATGATGCTTGGGGAAGTGTTGACGATATGGAATTTGATGAAGAGGCGTCAGTTGAAGAGGTAACTTTTGCCGATTCGGCTGCACCTATGGCATTGATGTCTGCTCGCAAGGGAGAGGGTTCTTCTTATAAAGAAGCTGTTGTGAGAAAAGATTTCCGAGATGCTATCTATTGGAATCCGAACATTTATACCGATCAAAATGGTGAAGCAAGCGTAAACATCCGTTTGCCCGATAACCTCACAACGTGGCGAACTTTTGCAAAAGTCATCAGCCCCAATACCGAAATAGGGCAGGCTTTTGTAAAAACCGTGGTCACCAAAGATCTGCTCGTGCGTATGGAAGTCCCTCGCTTTATGAAGCTGGGCGACGATGTGGTGATAGCCACCAATATTCATAATTACCTTTCTTCTACCAAAAAAGTTAAAGTTTCCCTCCAAGCAGAAGGCCTGACGGTAAAAGGAACGGAAAAGATTATTTATGTACCTGCCAATGGGGAAAAGCGGATTGACTGGAATGTGAAAACACAGCTGATAACGGGGGCAAAGCTTACCGTAAAAGCACTTACCAATGAAGAATCGGATGCTCAGCAACTGGAAGTGCCCGTGCAGCCGCATGGCTTGGAAATGTTGGTGGCACAGGGAGCGCACCTCAAAGATTCCCGAAGCGAAACCTTGAATATTTATATACCCGAAGCTGTGAATCTGGCAAGTGTGAAATTGAACATCAGTTCAGTGCCTTCAGTGGCATCGGCACTGCTTACTTCTTTGGAAGATTTGATTGGCTATCCTTACGGTTGCGTAGAGCAAACCATGAGCCGCTTCATGCCTAACTTGGTGGTAAAAAACACCTTGGAATCACTCGATGGTTTTGAATCTAATATAGACGATGCCGAGTTGGCAAAAATGACTGCCAAAGGATTGAAACGCCTTGCCGAACTCCAACACAGCGATGGAGGCTGGGGCTGGTGGACCAATGACGCTACCCATCCGTTTATGACAGCCTATGTGGTAAATGGCTTGTACTTGGCAGATGAAGTAGGGTATGAAATTGATGGTACAATGTACATGAAAGGAAGGGAGGCTTTGCTCAAGCAAATTGAGAAAAAGGACAAAGACCCTGTTACTTTTGCCTACCAAGTGATGGTTGCTTCTCAGTTTGAAAGCAAGGAATGGTTTGCAAAACTGGAAATGCCTGAAGTGGAAAAAATGACGGCTTACCAAGCGGCACTGTGGTCGCAAGCAGCACATTTTGTAGGGGACGAAAGCCAAGCCACAACTCTTTTGGAAAAAATAGAAAAAGAAGTGGTACAGGTGGGAGCTATTCGCTACTGGGGAGGCAAAAAGTTTTATTATTCGTGGCAAGACGACCGCATAGAAACTACGGCAACTGTGGTGAGGGCATTGAGCCAAACCAACCCTGATCACGAACTACTTGCGCCAGCTGTGCAGTGGCTCATGACCCAACGGAAAGGAAAAAGCTGGCACAATACCCGCCAGACGGCTATCATTATTTATTCTTTACAAAATATTATTGCCAATGAGCTAAGCCCTTCGCTTGAAATAGAGCTGCTAGCCAATGGCAAAAAAGTAGAAGCTTATTCTGTAAAGAAAGAAGATGTTTTTAAAGCGGGTAAGAATTTTGTGCTAACGGGAGAAAAGTTGTTCGCCAGCAAAAATGCAGCAATAACCTTGGAAAGCCATCCTTATCTGAAGCATGGAAACAATAAATTAACCATTAAGCAGACAGGCTCAGGTACTAGCTATTTCAACACGCAGTTGAAGTACTTCATAGAAGAAGAGCATAAAATGCTGCTTGGTGAGGTGAAAGATGCAGAAATTTTTGAGGTGGAAAGATCGTATTTCAAGCTAGAGGCAGAAGAGGCAAAAGGAAAGTTGATGTATAATAAAAAAGCATTGAAGGGTGAAGCGGTGAAGTCAGGAGATTTGGTACTGGTCAAAGTGAAAATAAAAAGCAAAACTGAAAAAGAGTATTTGCTCATTGAAGACCCAATTCCTGCCGGTTGTGAGTTTGTACAAGACCGAACAGGCTACAATATAAAAGGAGAAGAGGGTGAAGAAGAGGAGCATCATCATTGGGGATGGAGCTTTTGGTACACCCATAAAGAATATAGGGATAACCGCTATGCTTCTACCGTTACCAAGTTGAAACCTGGTGAGTATGAGTATACATATTTGCTAAGGGCGCAGATACCCGGAACCTACAAAGTTTCCCCAGCTGTTACCCAACTTATGTATTACCCAGAACAAAGAGGCTTCAGTGAGTTTTTTGAACTAAAGATAACAGAGTAA
- the egtB gene encoding ergothioneine biosynthesis protein EgtB: MKTFTETLIADYQQVRNRTISLCEPLKPEDMVVQPIEDVSPPKWHLGHTTWFFENFILAEKLPGYTLFNPRFNYLFNSYYESQGERILRSNRGNLTRPTSAEIVAYRKQVDAGMERWLSEYFDGSEEESYLVEIGLQHEMQHQELLVTDLKYILGNNPLFPAYTSQGSLLPKVMNDGPSFFEIPEGVYEIGHEGDGFRYDNETGRHKVFLHPYQLSKKLVTNGEFMGFIEEGGYKNHELWLADGWAWVNGHEKFAPLYWFNVKGEWMHYTLRGLEPVNPNEPVTHINYYEADAFANWKGMRLPTEFEWEVACKKFASEVVATDNILEKNNFHPIAQKGEEYQFLGNVWQWTSSAYLPYPYYEKAPGALGEYNGKFMVNQHVLRGASCATPKVQARATYRNFFQPDKQWQFTGIRLAKSL; this comes from the coding sequence GTGAAGACGTTTACTGAAACACTTATTGCGGATTATCAGCAAGTTAGAAACCGTACTATTTCCCTGTGCGAACCCCTCAAGCCCGAAGATATGGTAGTGCAGCCTATTGAGGATGTAAGCCCCCCCAAATGGCACTTGGGACATACTACCTGGTTTTTTGAAAACTTTATTTTGGCTGAAAAGCTTCCCGGCTATACGTTGTTTAACCCAAGGTTCAATTATCTTTTTAATAGTTATTACGAAAGCCAAGGAGAACGGATACTCCGTTCCAACAGAGGGAACCTTACCCGCCCAACCTCTGCCGAAATAGTAGCCTACAGGAAACAGGTAGATGCTGGAATGGAGAGGTGGCTTTCCGAGTATTTTGATGGCTCGGAAGAAGAGTCCTACTTGGTGGAGATTGGCTTGCAGCATGAAATGCAGCACCAAGAATTGCTCGTAACAGACTTGAAGTATATTTTGGGAAACAATCCGCTTTTTCCTGCCTACACTTCTCAAGGATCATTGTTGCCAAAGGTAATGAATGATGGGCCGTCCTTTTTTGAAATTCCCGAAGGCGTGTATGAGATAGGGCACGAAGGGGACGGTTTCCGGTACGATAATGAAACAGGGAGGCATAAAGTGTTTTTACACCCGTATCAGCTATCCAAAAAGTTGGTAACCAATGGAGAGTTTATGGGTTTTATAGAAGAAGGAGGATATAAAAACCATGAATTGTGGCTGGCGGATGGATGGGCTTGGGTCAATGGACATGAGAAATTCGCTCCGCTCTATTGGTTCAACGTAAAAGGCGAGTGGATGCATTATACGCTCAGAGGCTTGGAGCCTGTAAACCCTAACGAACCTGTTACGCACATAAATTATTATGAAGCCGATGCTTTTGCCAACTGGAAAGGGATGCGATTACCTACCGAGTTTGAGTGGGAAGTGGCATGCAAGAAATTTGCCTCAGAAGTGGTAGCAACTGATAATATTTTGGAGAAAAATAATTTCCACCCTATCGCTCAAAAAGGTGAAGAGTACCAGTTTTTGGGGAATGTATGGCAATGGACTTCGAGTGCTTATTTGCCCTATCCTTACTACGAAAAAGCACCAGGTGCTTTGGGCGAATATAATGGGAAGTTTATGGTAAACCAACATGTATTGAGGGGGGCATCTTGCGCCACACCTAAGGTGCAGGCTAGGGCTACTTACCGAAACTTTTTCCAGCCCGATAAGCAATGGCAGTTTACGGGAATTAGACTTGCCAAAAGTCTGTGA